The DNA region GCAGGCCAACGTACAGGCCGGTCAGGTAGTGGTGGACGACAAGGGCGTGGTGGGCCAGATCACCCGCGTCTATCCCTGGCTGTCCGAAGTGACGCTGGTCACCGACAAGGATCATGCCGTGCCGATACAGCTGTTGCGCAACGGCTTGCGCGCGGTGGTGTTCGGCTCCGGCGACATCGGCGAGATGTCGCTGCGCTACATGCCGGTGAGCTCGGATATCGTGGTCGGCGATGTGCTGGTCACCTCGGGTATTGACGGCACCTACCCGCCCAACCTGCCGGTGGCGCAAGTGGTCAAGATCGAGCGCGACCCGGCCTATCCGTTCGCCCGCATCGTCTGTGTGCCGCTGGCCGGGGTCGACCGCCATCGCGCCCTGCTGATCGTATCCGGGCTGCCCCAATTGGCCGAGCATCCTGCCGCCACCGAAACGAGCGATGAGCCCGAGCGCGCCAGGAAGAGATTGAAACGGAGGAAGCAGTGAGTTCCAACCTGCCCAAAGACCAGGAGTTCCTGCTGCCCGCGAGCACCAGCTTCATCGTGTTCAGCCTGTTCGTGGCGGTGATGCTCAACTGGCTGCCCTGGCACGGCTGGGCGCTGGCATTGCGCCCCGATTTCGTGGCGCTGGTGCTGTTGTACTGGTGCACGCACAAGCCGCATCGCGTCGGCGTGGGCATCGCCTGGCTGGTCGGCATCTTCGCCGACGTGGCGGATGCCAGCCTGTTCGGCCAGCATGCACTGGCCTACACGGTGCTGGCCTTCGGCGGCATCGTGCTGCATCGCCGCGTGCAGATGTTCGACCTGCGCCAGCAGGCCATGCACGTGTTCCCCATGCTGTTGCTGAGTTATGCCGCCTATGCTGCCGTGCACTGGCAGGTGCGCGGCTATGTGGTGTGGGAATACTTCCTCGGCAGCGCGGTATCGGCGCTGCTGTGGATCCCGATGACCCTGCTGCTGCAATCCCTGCGCCGCCCGCGCCGCGATCCGAACGAACTATGAATCGTTACGTCGAGCTGAAGAACCATCAGCGCGAAATCTATTATTTCCGTTTGCGGTTGGTGTTGAGCCTGGGTTTCGTGGCAGTGATGCTGCTCATCCTGCTGCTGCGCTTCTTTTACCTGCAGGTCTTCCGCCACGACTACTTCCACACGCTGGCGGACAGCAATCGCATCTACGTCGTGCCCATTGTGCCCAACCGCGGCCTGATCCTGGACCGCAACGGCGTGGTGATGGCGCAGAACTATTCCGGCTACACGCTGGAGATCGCGCCGGCCAAGGTGACCGACATGGACGCGCTGATCGCCGAACTTTCCAAGCTGGTCGAGATCACGCCCAAGGACATCAAGCGCTTCCAGAAACTGCTGACCGAACGGCAGACGCTGGAGACCATGCCGATACGCAGCCAGCTGAGCGACGAGGAAGTGGCGCGCATCTCGGCACAGCAGTTCCGATTCCCCGGCGTGGAGATCAAGGCGCGCCTGTTCCGAGAATATCCGTACACCGACCAGACCTCGCACCTGATCGGCTATGTCGGCCGCATCAACCAGAAGGACATCGACCAGCTGGAAGAGGACGATGCGGTATCCAACTACCTCGGCTCCGATTACATCGGCAAGACCGGCATCGAGCAGAGCTATGAGAGGGATCTGCATGGCAAGACCGGTTTCGAGCAGGTCGAGGTGGATGCCGGCGGGCGCGCGGTGCGCGTGCTGTCGCGCACCGCGCCGCAATCCGGCAGCAACCTGATGCTGACGCTGGACGCGAAGCTGCAGGAAGTGGCGGAGAATGCGTTCGGCGAATATCGCGGTGCACTGGTGGCGCTCGATCCCACCAATGGCGAAGTGCTGGCCTTCGTCAGCAAGCCGGGCTACGACCCGGGCCTGTTCATCGACGGCATCGATACCGACACCTGGGACGAGTTGAACAACTCGCCCGACACGCCGCTCAACAACCGCGCCCTGCGCGGCCAATACCCGCCCGGCTCGACCATCAAGCCTTTCATGGCGCTGGCGGGGCTGTATTACGGCACGCGCTCGCCCACGCGCAGCATCAGCGATCCCGGCTATTACCTGCTGCCCGGCAGCCGGCACCAATACCGCGACTGGAAGGCCGGCGGGCATGGTGCCGTCGACATGTTCAAATCCATCGTCATCTCCTGCGATACCTACTTCTACGGACTCGCCACCGAGATGGGCATCGACAACATGCACAGCTACCTGGCGCGCTTCGGTTTCGGGCAGAAGACCGGCCTCGATATGGAGGGCGAGACTTCCGGCCTGTTGCCTTCGCCAGAATGGAAAGCCAAGCGTTACCAGCAGGTTTGGTATCCGGGAGATACCGTCTCTGCCGGCATCGGCCAGGGCTACAATCTGGTCACCCCGGTGCAGCTGGCATTCGCCACGGCGATCCTGGCCAACGACGGCGTGGCGTTCCAGCCGCACCTGGTGCGGGAAACGCGCCCAGCCAGCGGCAGCCCGGTGTTGACCATGCCCAAGCAGTTGTTCGACCTGAAGATCGATCCCGCAAACCTCAAGCTGGTGAAAAGCGCGATGGAAGCCGTCACCAAACCGGGCGGCACGGCGGCGGTCGCCGGCTACGGCGCTCCCTATCGCCTGGCGGGCAAGACCGGGACGGCGCAGGTGATCGCCATCAAGCAGGGTGAAAAATACGACGCGAAGAAGATCTCCGAATACAACCGCGACCATGCCTGGTTCATCGCCTTTGCGCCGGCC from Sideroxyarcus emersonii includes:
- the mreC gene encoding rod shape-determining protein MreC, encoding MDDTRTLRFFNRGPSPAARLVFFSLLSLLLLFVDARYQYLESTRKVLAVIIYPVQRLTALPGETMGRIAVYFETQEHLLEENAQLRQQHDADAAQLTQLRAVQAEDEQLRTLQELKQRANYPMQMAEIAYVERDIFKRKLFVDKGSQANVQAGQVVVDDKGVVGQITRVYPWLSEVTLVTDKDHAVPIQLLRNGLRAVVFGSGDIGEMSLRYMPVSSDIVVGDVLVTSGIDGTYPPNLPVAQVVKIERDPAYPFARIVCVPLAGVDRHRALLIVSGLPQLAEHPAATETSDEPERARKRLKRRKQ
- the mreD gene encoding rod shape-determining protein MreD produces the protein MSSNLPKDQEFLLPASTSFIVFSLFVAVMLNWLPWHGWALALRPDFVALVLLYWCTHKPHRVGVGIAWLVGIFADVADASLFGQHALAYTVLAFGGIVLHRRVQMFDLRQQAMHVFPMLLLSYAAYAAVHWQVRGYVVWEYFLGSAVSALLWIPMTLLLQSLRRPRRDPNEL
- the mrdA gene encoding penicillin-binding protein 2, with the protein product MNRYVELKNHQREIYYFRLRLVLSLGFVAVMLLILLLRFFYLQVFRHDYFHTLADSNRIYVVPIVPNRGLILDRNGVVMAQNYSGYTLEIAPAKVTDMDALIAELSKLVEITPKDIKRFQKLLTERQTLETMPIRSQLSDEEVARISAQQFRFPGVEIKARLFREYPYTDQTSHLIGYVGRINQKDIDQLEEDDAVSNYLGSDYIGKTGIEQSYERDLHGKTGFEQVEVDAGGRAVRVLSRTAPQSGSNLMLTLDAKLQEVAENAFGEYRGALVALDPTNGEVLAFVSKPGYDPGLFIDGIDTDTWDELNNSPDTPLNNRALRGQYPPGSTIKPFMALAGLYYGTRSPTRSISDPGYYLLPGSRHQYRDWKAGGHGAVDMFKSIVISCDTYFYGLATEMGIDNMHSYLARFGFGQKTGLDMEGETSGLLPSPEWKAKRYQQVWYPGDTVSAGIGQGYNLVTPVQLAFATAILANDGVAFQPHLVRETRPASGSPVLTMPKQLFDLKIDPANLKLVKSAMEAVTKPGGTAAVAGYGAPYRLAGKTGTAQVIAIKQGEKYDAKKISEYNRDHAWFIAFAPADKPRIAMAVLVENGGHGGTTAAPIARKVMDYYLLGKIPQPLQTVTQKSGEQSD